One genomic window of Malaciobacter molluscorum LMG 25693 includes the following:
- a CDS encoding cold-shock protein: MSNRYNGTVKWFNSEKGFGFIQLEDNSKDIFVHHTEISEHNNKYEKATLKDGQMVTFNIGANQKGEHATNVEPK, encoded by the coding sequence ATGTCAAATAGATATAATGGAACTGTAAAATGGTTCAATAGTGAAAAAGGTTTTGGATTTATTCAATTAGAAGATAATAGCAAAGATATTTTTGTTCATCATACTGAAATAAGTGAACATAATAATAAATATGAAAAAGCTACATTGAAAGATGGGCAAATGGTGACTTTTAATATTGGTGCAAATCAAAAAGGTGAGCATGCTACAAATGTAGAACCTAAATAG
- a CDS encoding NACHT domain-containing protein codes for MKLNNIYKREITKLNIAMKKNKKDKAFLVLGDPGSGKSTSLCKLCIDLLDDVEKTNRIPIYINLKEWIIDKKWDENNPPSAKGLHKFIKENIIKRLDNDFTTKFIDNYFDDLLENGHLFLVLDSFDEIPAVLDEEDSSWLIKELSSVIYKFLTYGHESKGLLSSRIFRKPTKEFNTDTLYEIKPLDDDKIIEIMQKRIDEKEELITKLFKDKPELLSLSRNPFTAALISSYLEKHNKLPENQSYIYKDFIEKQLNSSLSRPNTKIVNNEVVLNAVVLNAVKHISNKMYKDYNYGLEIPVNLVYKILEKEYSKEIISAIISKLKYSKIIRLGRGDNELFSFVHRRFHEYFVAINLIDKDIEYIMLESIPKDTKWRDSLIMYCELSTKKKVVEIANYCWNEVKKIEDENVNQGDEQYSRSIHCLRFLKEAFRSRRECLKDFELDLKIFLKEQIESKKGILHKKFNVEAVGLLSDNDIDEVITNVLNIKNMWIKEESFKSCRHLGSISKELSTKIKKYLFSIDSLTLILKRKNIIFSLKVSNAFASIYKIIKFKIFSIYIQAVSSVLLAILAPLYALIYIFLIFICDLVSKLIGFKIERNYELLFTIYATIAIFLLNTPDFNRLFLLDINSINLNYIIYLIVIILIFPWFEFFIKIQSFYCILKSITLKKFGEFLVKLIKFIGVVIVGVSITIVVGIIVNKFTSIFLIIGGLSFLFLLIFLIYIRVHDYLILKKIKYTDRIERDAINSSLQKFKTQWGEVKYINKIDTSRCIFIGAWENEVEYRCKNEEAETLLAKLDEKWLGLS; via the coding sequence TTGAAATTAAATAATATTTATAAAAGAGAAATTACTAAACTTAATATTGCAATGAAAAAAAATAAAAAAGATAAAGCTTTTTTAGTGCTAGGTGATCCTGGTTCAGGTAAAAGTACATCTTTATGTAAGTTATGTATTGATTTACTTGATGATGTTGAAAAAACAAATAGAATTCCTATTTATATAAATTTAAAAGAATGGATTATAGACAAAAAGTGGGATGAAAATAATCCTCCATCTGCAAAAGGACTTCATAAATTTATTAAAGAAAATATAATAAAAAGACTTGATAATGATTTTACTACTAAATTTATTGATAATTATTTTGATGATTTACTAGAAAATGGTCATTTATTTTTAGTTTTAGATTCATTTGATGAAATTCCTGCAGTTCTTGATGAAGAAGATTCTTCATGGCTTATAAAAGAATTATCTAGTGTAATTTATAAGTTTTTAACATATGGACATGAATCAAAAGGATTATTATCTTCTCGTATTTTTAGAAAACCTACAAAAGAATTTAATACAGATACTTTATATGAAATAAAACCTTTAGATGATGATAAAATTATTGAAATTATGCAGAAAAGAATTGATGAGAAAGAAGAATTAATAACAAAGTTATTTAAGGATAAACCTGAATTATTATCTCTTTCAAGAAATCCATTTACTGCAGCATTAATTAGTTCCTATTTAGAAAAGCACAATAAATTACCAGAAAATCAAAGTTATATTTATAAAGATTTTATTGAAAAGCAACTTAACTCATCTCTTTCAAGACCAAATACTAAGATAGTAAATAATGAAGTAGTTCTTAATGCAGTAGTTCTTAATGCAGTAAAACATATATCAAATAAAATGTATAAAGATTATAATTATGGATTAGAAATTCCAGTTAATTTAGTTTATAAAATCCTAGAAAAAGAATATTCAAAAGAAATTATTTCAGCAATAATTAGTAAATTGAAGTATTCAAAAATTATAAGATTAGGAAGAGGTGATAATGAGTTATTTAGTTTTGTACATAGAAGGTTTCATGAATATTTTGTAGCAATAAATTTAATTGATAAAGATATTGAATATATAATGTTGGAATCAATACCCAAAGATACTAAATGGAGAGATTCTTTAATAATGTATTGTGAACTCTCAACAAAAAAAAAGGTAGTTGAAATTGCAAATTATTGTTGGAATGAAGTTAAAAAGATTGAAGATGAAAATGTAAATCAAGGTGATGAACAATATTCAAGATCGATACATTGCCTTAGATTTTTAAAAGAGGCATTTAGATCAAGAAGAGAATGTTTGAAAGATTTTGAGCTTGATTTAAAGATTTTCTTAAAAGAACAGATTGAAAGTAAAAAAGGAATTTTACATAAAAAGTTTAATGTAGAAGCAGTTGGATTATTAAGTGATAATGATATTGATGAAGTAATAACAAATGTCTTGAATATTAAAAATATGTGGATTAAGGAAGAATCTTTTAAATCATGCAGACATTTAGGCTCAATTAGTAAAGAATTATCAACAAAAATAAAAAAATATTTATTTTCAATTGATTCTTTAACTTTAATTTTAAAGCGTAAAAATATAATTTTTTCATTAAAAGTTTCAAATGCATTTGCTTCTATTTACAAAATAATAAAATTTAAAATCTTTAGCATTTACATACAGGCTGTTAGTTCTGTTCTTTTAGCAATTTTAGCTCCTTTATATGCATTAATTTATATTTTTTTGATATTTATATGTGACTTAGTTTCAAAGTTAATTGGATTTAAAATAGAACGAAATTATGAGTTATTATTTACTATTTATGCTACTATCGCAATATTCTTATTAAATACTCCAGACTTTAATAGGTTATTTTTATTAGATATAAATTCTATTAATTTAAATTATATAATTTATTTAATTGTAATAATTTTAATTTTTCCTTGGTTTGAATTCTTTATAAAAATACAGTCATTTTATTGTATATTAAAATCAATAACTTTAAAAAAATTCGGAGAATTCCTAGTTAAGTTAATTAAATTTATTGGAGTTGTTATTGTGGGTGTTTCTATTACAATTGTAGTCGGAATCATTGTAAATAAATTTACATCTATATTTTTAATAATAGGAGGTTTGTCTTTTCTATTTCTTCTCATTTTTTTAATATATATTAGAGTTCATGATTACTTAATTCTAAAAAAAATAAAATATACTGACAGAATAGAACGAGATGCTATAAATTCATCTTTACAAAAATTTAAAACTCAATGGGGAGAAGTAAAATATATAAATAAAATTGACACTTCCAGATGTATATTTATTGGAGCATGGGAAAATGAAGTTGAATATAGATGTAAGAATGAAGAAGCAGAAACTTTGTTAGCTAAACTTGATGAAAAATGGCTTGGGTTAAGTTGA
- a CDS encoding class I SAM-dependent methyltransferase has protein sequence MDIHIRTLKDTQQFYDKNNEAKNLGIYSSSWSLFGVLWPSSQVLANYIYQLNTVSKRILEVGCGIGLSSLVLNHLHQDITATDYHPEVKGFLSKNSDLNNDKEIPFYRLDWKDEILEKVGKFDLIIGSDLLYEQNHGILLSNFINQYANNKCEVIIVDPSRGNHSKFKSKMINFGFTYKKIDTLNYSDNEFKGSIHQYKKG, from the coding sequence ATGGATATACATATAAGAACTTTAAAAGATACTCAACAGTTTTATGATAAAAATAATGAAGCTAAGAATTTAGGAATATATTCTTCCTCTTGGTCTTTATTTGGAGTTTTATGGCCTTCTAGTCAAGTTTTAGCAAATTATATATATCAATTAAATACTGTTTCAAAAAGAATTTTAGAAGTTGGTTGTGGAATAGGTTTAAGTAGTTTGGTTTTAAATCATTTACATCAAGATATTACTGCTACAGATTATCATCCTGAAGTAAAAGGCTTTCTTTCAAAAAATTCAGATTTAAACAACGATAAAGAGATCCCTTTCTATAGATTAGATTGGAAAGATGAAATTTTAGAAAAAGTTGGAAAGTTTGATTTAATAATTGGAAGTGATTTACTTTATGAGCAAAATCATGGAATTTTACTTTCTAATTTTATTAATCAATATGCAAATAATAAGTGTGAAGTTATTATTGTTGATCCTAGTAGAGGTAATCATTCAAAGTTTAAATCTAAAATGATTAATTTTGGTTTCACATATAAAAAAATAGATACATTGAATTATTCTGATAATGAATTCAAGGGTTCTATTCATCAATATAAAAAAGGATAA